In the genome of Zootoca vivipara chromosome 6, rZooViv1.1, whole genome shotgun sequence, the window AAGCCATTTCCACTGCTGGGCTCCTTGGTGTAAAACAGATTTTGCTCCATTCAATAAAGACTCTcctctgcttttgttgtgcttagCTGGGGAGGTTGGCAGAAATCTTCATGCACTGCCAAgctcaaatccttgctcagaCTGAAGTGGGAGGGTGACCTTTTTGCTCTCTGAATACTTTGGAAAGAAGTCACACATGCCCGCCCCCACCTTGACTAATGAGAAGGGGCATCTCCCACCGCACCCCACGCCATTCCCTTCACTAGTTTCTACTAGCCCTCCAGTAAGCAACCAACAGTCATGAACCTATGGATGATACAACCCACCCCTTTCAATGTAAAGGGCCTTGGGCAATCCTGACCCCTGGGATCAAATTCTTCCTACCCATGTAGACTTTACCCACCAGGCTGCCTCTGCAACTGCATCAATCTGAAGGCTAAACAGCAGCCATAGCCATCTCCATAAAATGTGGTAGGATGTGTCAATGCAGATTAAGGATGTCAAGATACTTGCTATCATGTGCCCTTTTTGCCAAGGCTCTGGAAAACACACCTATCCATCTATAGCTGCCTGTCCTCTTTCATAACTGACAAAATCTCATTCCAAGTGCCCTCCCATTTCCTGAAAGATGGAAGCACATTTATAAAATAGGATTTTACTTggttgcaggatttttttccaccTTGTTTTCTAAGCCACCCCAAAACAGCAAGTTTTGTCCATGGGAATGTTTCTAAACCAGAAACATTCAGATCGTGATAAAATATTCAGCTTTTTAAGAGTGGTATTTTGAAGTCCACTCCTCAATTTATACTATGTAAACATGTTCCTCAGTTTTCATGATTTACTTCTCAGATTCACGTGTGTTTCTAATCCAATACTTTTAGACAAGCTTAAGTAGGGAAAAGGGTATtgtctttatttaaaaacaaaacaaccagttATTTTATTCACATACAGGTACAAGCTTTTAAGAGCATCTTTTGCTTGTTCCTACCCCAACCCCACCCAGCATGCATTATCAGGGGCGCCCAGACAAACACTGATTCACCACTTCCAACAGATGGTTGTTTTCCAAGGCAGCCGCCACTCTCTCTTTGTCAGCCAGTTGCTTGTTTACTGTGAAAAAGAACCCCACAAGAGGAGTTAGTGAAGACATCCATCCATCGCCCTCTGCTGTATAGCTCAAGGGCTAGGACCCCACCCAAAAAATTCAAAGTGGTATTTGTACTTTTACCTTCCACCTTTCCCTTCAAAACAAATATAGAAGGGAATGTAAGTGACTTATTCTGAGGGGTATTTTGTGGTGAATTTTAAACCTACCTGCATGCTCTGAGGCATGTGTTCCAGGGGTTATGTGGACATCCACCTgtgaggaggaaaagaagaagcatCATCATTTGTGTCACCAAATAATGTTCCCCCGGGTTGAACCGATTGGaggaataataaaaattatacctCGCTAATCCAATTTTACCTTAATTTAATTTGGTCGCTTAGTTATACACCATCACCAGTCCCCTCACTTCCATTCTGTATCTGATTGGTGAGGATGTGCTATCACTTGGTAGTTTGTTTCTAATTCCAACCCAAGATCAAAAGCCTTGATCAAAAGCtttggaatgcccccccccctggatatGAAGAAGCCACTAGGAAGCAGGAGTGGGAGGGGCTGAAAGAAGGCATCTGATTAATGGAGGGGCTGGGTGGCAGCCAGGGACCCCTTTCCTTATTGCTTTGAAAAAACGGCACTTGGTTTCCAGAATGTCAAATTCCAAAAAAGCAGCATGGGCTGCATGGGATCCTGCAATTGGTAGCCTCAGGTGCTTTAATAGAAACAAACGGGAGAAGGAAAGCCCTCGTATCCCTTTGATGGCTAGCCTGCCAAGTGCCAAGATGAGCAAGAGCTTCTGCAACTGGGAGTCACTGGAAGCAAGTAAGGAGGAAATTCACGCTGCTTTCCAGGGTGCTgtagctgctgcctcttggagcCAAGCAGTGGTCTCGCAAACAGGAGCTACTCCCCAAGGGCCAAGCCAGCTGTTTGTCTGGGCCCTTTTCTAGGCAGATCAAGTCTTCTGGCACCACtggttgtttgaatttatatcTCCCATCCCCTGCAACACCTTCACAGCATTCTAGAATGTCAAGTCAAAGCAGCACTTTGGGGTCCCCCTTGAAGGCTGCTGACCCAGGTCATTGTTTTGTCTCCCACATTTGTCTTGGTTTTCAATGCTTTGAGGAGCTACAGGAACTTGCAGCTGCCACCACACTTTTTCTATCCCCTGCTGAATTCAAATTTCTGCTCATGGCTGGTGGGAGACAAGGGGTGAGCACTGCAGGTTTGCCATGGGGAATGCAGACACTGTAAAAGCAGAACTACCAGTACAATTCTACTTCTAGCTGATCACACAAGAGCAATGCCTCAACAGCCCCAAAGGCTCCTCATGTCCACCAtatgaaacaaaaacagaatttCTCCATTGCTCTTTTGGCCATTTGCATCTACTCACCTTAAACCTTTCTGGTAGGGATCTGATCAGCTTCACTTTGACTGAAAGGCCAATTAATGTTGCCATACTGCAGTGAGGAATGGTGGGGGTGAATTCCACTGAAACGGTGCTCTCAGCATCATTTACCTGTGAAAGACCCATCCCGACCcaaccacaattttttttaaaaaagagtcatAATTTAAACCAGATAAAATGCTGTTCTAATTGGAAAAAGAGCTAATTGGCTTGTCTCTTTGCATCTTACTAACTGCAGTTGTACTTTGAGAATTGGACTCCTCTCAGTCTGAAGATGATGCCCAGGAATTCACAAAGAAAACCAAGCAACctagggacaaatagaagaggacgccttcaccccCAAAttgctcccctttatcacatacatagcccaacaagacaacaagaagaaccCATCCACAGCAtgtgaatcaatatggctaacttgacccaacaatCCTCCCCCAAGGGTGTTGTTGGCCAACTACAGACAGCCAACAACACCCTGGCCCCACCCCTCTCattaccaaggaaatgtaatgtGAAGAGAACCTACCTagttgacgctgacacaaaaccccacacttaCACTATATAAAAGAATATAGTGTGAGTGTGAGCCAAGGGCCACTGAGCTAACCAGGTGGTGGTgagaagatgggagggggcatcACTGTAGGGCATGATGGTAGCAGCTTGGATAAGTCACACAGGTGCAGTTATATAAAAAGTCATCTGGGGTGTGCAGTGAAATGGGGAATTTAAGAATCAGGCCAGGCAAAACCGGAAAGACACCTGTTCTTCCTTGAAGCTGCATCTCTCCTAAAGGATCTGTTTGTACCTGGTTTTCATGAATTTAGTGACATGGGCTACAGCCTGTTCAGCCGGCCTCTGGCTCAAAAAGAGGCCATTTTCCCTCTCCAGCTTAGAAAAGGTAGAGAAAAGCCGCCAACACTCACCTTGACTCGAACTTGTTCTACGACGTTTAGTTCTTCTAATGTTAAGGGATGCTCTGGGTCGTTGATAGAACGAATGAGATGTAGAAAGTCAAGGAAAAACACTCCACCAGCAAAGCACAGCCAGGCACAAAGCAACAGGCCCTGTGGGGATGCAATTCTTCATTTAAGATGGGAGCTTTCCAAATGTTCCCCAATGAAGACAAACTGCTCAAGCCTTCCCAACGGGAACCAATGCAGAAAACTGGTTGGCTAATACCTCTTTAGAGAGGCCAACTGCACACTAGTATTAGAAAACATCTTTTTAGTCCAGGGGTGGGGAGTCTATGGCCCTCCTTATGCTCTTGGAttccccactcccatcagcctgtgTGATAGGCACTATagtccaatatctggaggaccaaagactCTCCATCTCTGCTTTATGCTAACCTCCCCTCTTTACTAAATgccactttctctttcttctgaGATGATCACACCCTGGTAGGAAATTTTGCATGAGAACCCTGAGTAACCTGCTGAATGCCAGCAAGGAACCACCAGCTTTCCAATACaacttaaaaaatatattatatgaGCTGCCAATCCTACAACTCTACATATATCTACCTATTGCGGGGCTTCCACGTCATGCAAGCTATCAATCCTACCCTGAAGAGCAGGAACTAGAGATGCTTGAGGAAATCAATCTCTTATTTCTAATACAACCTGATACAGACCTGCTCTGTGCCTAAAaagtttattctgtgaaccaccttgagaccccGAGTATAGGGCGGTACAGTGGTAGCTCCGGTTACAAacgatccattctggaggtctgtctGTAACCCGAAacagttcttaacatgaggcacgctttcgctaatggcgtctcccgctgctgctgtgccgccagcgtaagacttcc includes:
- the CIAO2B gene encoding cytosolic iron-sulfur assembly component 2B, yielding MVGQDPSASSAGGALENANPLIYRRQGERPVTAREEDDELPDAIDDREIFDLIRSINDPEHPLTLEELNVVEQVRVKVNDAESTVSVEFTPTIPHCSMATLIGLSVKVKLIRSLPERFKVDVHITPGTHASEHAVNKQLADKERVAAALENNHLLEVVNQCLSGRP